The genomic window cgagctgaggtcagacattcaaccggctaagccacccaggtgcccctatctgtacattttaaatgtacaagcttttatttatttttttttaagtttatttatttatttatttagagagcacacacgagccagggaggggcagagacagagggagggagagaagatctCAAGCgggcgcagagcctgacacggggctcgaacccatgaaccgtgatatcatgacctgagctgaaaccaagtgttggatgctgaaccgactgagccacccaggtgccccggtacaaacttttaaatgtacaaatgtCCCCCAAGATATTTCTTAACTgcaaagagaaagacagcacCTTACAAAGGAGAAACCCAGTCAACATATTAAAATGACCAGGAATCAGACATTATTAACCCTCACtatgatgcactgagaaggacAAAAAATCACTTCTGTGGCATTCCTGCCCAAAATACACAACCTCATTCTAATTGAGAGAACACAGCAGACAAACCTAAATTGAAGGACATTCGACTCCTCAAAAATAGTCTTCAAAAGTATTAAAGTCATAGAAGgcaaagaaacatgaagaaactgcAATAGACTGGAGGAGTTCAAGAACAAGTGGGATCTTGAAcaggatcctggaacagaaaatggGCATTAGTGAGGGcaaaaatggtaaaattaaaGATCTGTAGTGTAGGTAAGAGAATATTTATTTCCTGTTATTCGTTCATCTAGTGCCAATTGTGATCATTGCAACGTGGCTGTGTTAACATCAGGGAAAGTTGGGTGCGGGTAGATGGGTACTCTCGAACTACAACTTTTCTGTGAgtcaaaaattaattcaaaatttaaaattttttaattattttttaattttatgtttttggggcagttttttgtttatttttattttaaagatttttttttttaatttttgagagagagagagagatggagcacaagcaggggaggggtagagagaaagggaaacacagaatctgaagcaggctctaggctccaagctgtcagcacagtgcctgatgtgggcacgaacccacaaactgtcagtgcatagcccaacgtggggcttgaactcgtgaactctgagatcatgacctgagccgaagttggacacttaaccaactgagccacccaggtgcccctagtttgtttatttatttttgagagagagggagagagcacgagcaggggaggggcagagagagagagagagagagagagacagagaagtgggacttgaacccacaaaccatgaaatcaagagttggatatttaaccgactgagctgctacccaggtgcccttgaatttaaagttttctaagTGCAAGATTTCTCCAAACAAAGCAATCCATCTCAGAAGAGTAACTTACTGGATTGGTCTACCAGCAGGGAAAAACATCCAGACTTTGGATAAGGCAGAGAATATTTTTGTGTACAACGATGTGGTATCCTAGGATACTAGAATACTATATCCTAGGATATAGGATATGACTTTTTGTTAAGCAGGTCCTCACTTGCAGGGACTGGGCTGGCACCCATTTCAATAAGCACCTCTGTAGTTTCTGGAGGTGGAAGAGCAAGTCAGGCTGCCTCCTGCCATGAAATGCTGCCCCACAGCCTCATGGGCCAGCGGGCTCTCCATGATGTTGTTCTGCGTCTTCTGTCTTGTTCTTCAACCCAGCAGGGCTCAGCAAGTGGGAAAGTTCTTAGCTTTCTTGACAGTGCATCACAGcccctcctctttcattccttcctcagTGACTCACTTTTGGAGGCTTTcacaatcaaataaataaaggtatttcCCACCAATCTTAAGCTTGACAACTTCAACCCTCAGTGTCCACCAATCCTTTCTTATATCCCACAGAAGAAAAGTCAGTGTGACATTACTGCTATCTAAGCAGTTGAGGTTCGCCTACATTTGcttatcttctttatctttgtgCTTCTCTGGGTTTCTCCCATCTCATCAACCTGGAGGGTAACAGCAGATCAGAGGCTGTTGCTGAGAATCTGTAGCCCTGGCCTCCTGGCTGACTGCAGGTTGGTCCTCAAGTTTCAAATGAGCAAAACAGACGGGACTTCCACCTTGTCACTCTGCTGGACCTTGGCACCTGTCATCTGGCTCCTGGGTCTCCCTCCACCCAGTTAGGTTTTCTTCTAGGCCCCTGCAAGCCTGCCCGTTGGCTGTCTTTGTGCTGAGCCAGCAAAGctctgttttcattctcttctctccaccccACAGACTGGAAACAAATTATCCAATGATTAGTTAACACTTCATCACTGTGCCACATTTTGCAATGAGGTGGGACAAGTGGAAAAAGGAATTCTGACCTCAGTGCCTTGAACCCTTGAACAACAGCAGGAAGAGCCCAGAAAGCTACTGATTCAAAGGAGGCGAGGGTTGAACATTTCTCTACTGCCCAAGGAGACTTGGGGTGGGGCCAGAGTGAGGCTGGGACGGCTTGATCACTTCCCACCCACGTAGCAATTTTTGGCAGCTGAGGGAGTGCTGCCTGGGCAGGCTTGGCTGTCTGTGAACCAAACCCAGAGCCCTCTTCCCAAGGCCACCTCCCTGGCTATAAGAAACGGAGCTGGGGACCCCAATTCAGGAGAGTGGGCAGTGTTTGTCTCCTCCTCCTACTAAAATCACCTTGAAATGACAATAACGggatacaaaaatgaagaaacccaAAGTGGCATTGGCAACAAAGATGGTGCCATCAACAGAAAGATCACTTCTGAAAGATAGGAAATATATGCAATTGTATTACTGGACAAGCTGAAAGAAGGGAAGCACAGCCCAGAATACGGTCGAGAGAAAGCTGCAGGGATATGGGGCTAACATTCACAGGGGAGCTCCACAAAGTCTCCCAGCTTGCAGGAGGCAGTGGGGATGATTTACTGCGGCACTGGCTGCATAGCTGGCCCAACCcgtccaaacacacacacacacacacacacacacacacacacacacacacacagttgggTGAGCATGAGCTCAGATGCTTATATGCTAAGAAATGTTTCCTAGACAGAGAGATACAATGTTCTGGTTGGCAGGAGAAGCTGAGTAGTCCACGATGAAATAGACCCAAAGCAAAAAGGAGGAAAGGCAGCTCCAGCATCTGGTCTCCAGCCTACCTGTCTCCCACCTGCTCAGTCCATGAAAGGGTATCAGCCTCTACCAGGACACTACTCATACACACCCTCACTCAGCCTCCCCATGCAAGGAAGTGGTCTTGGGGATGAATGGCCCTGAAAAGAAACAGTTCCCAGGAAGTGACACAAGTCAGTTCAGCGCATTCATTCACAGAAATGGCCAAGGATCACTTCGTATTCTCTTCCatgaaaattaaagtgaaaaccAGCTAACTAAGGCCTGAGATACTTCACTaagaattatcaaaataaaacagGACTAACTCTTCTAAGTCACTGCATCCACAAAGAACAGGCTGCAATGGAAAGCAGAGTAATAAACAAGATActgctttttgaaaattaaaaaagaaaaaggatggccaaaataaaaaagttctatAGAGGGCTAAGTAAAAGAATGATTAAGACTAGAAACCTGTGTGTATATGCACGCATGGCACACTGCAAACAGCTTTGTTTCCACTTGGTCCATGGCTTGGGACAGGGCTCCAGGGTGGTTAAAAAGCTGCCTGGTGGCTACAGGGAGAGGCTCGGGCACAAGCCCTGGTCTGGGGGGTTGCATGCCAGAGAGGCCCCTCAAAGGCTGCCGGGCTTCAGAGGCTTCTAGTCATGCTTGAGGAcgagactttatttatttttattttttatttttttaatatttatttatttttgagagagagagagagagagagagagagagagagagagagacagatgaatagagacagagggtgagcgggggaggggcagagagagaggaagacatagaatctgaagcaaactccaggctctgagccatcagcacagagcctgacactgggctgtaactcaggaaccatgagatcatgacctgagatcatgacctgaaccgaagtccgacacttaactgactgaaccacccaggtgccccttgagggAGAGCCTTTAGAAGAAATACtcgcccagcccagcctgggggcCATCCCGCCTGCAGGGGTGAGTCAGGTGGTCACCCGTCTTCTTGATCCCCTTCTCATCCTGGTCCTCCAGGAAGTCACAGAGATGGGGGCCCGCGCAGGCAGAACCCAGGGCACATAGAGCCAAACGGGCCCGGTTCAGGTTCTTCACCAGAACCGGGGCAGTGTCTGTCTGGGGCGGTGTCTGTGGCTCATCCTGGAACAGCTTCTGCCTGGTCCTGGTCCCGGAAGAGGGTGTGGCTGCCTGGTTGACTTTGCAACTTCCGGGGACACTCCACACCCTTGCACCCTTGCCAACACGTGGAAGTAAGTGACCCATGCCCTCCAGATTCCCATTGTCATGGTCAAAATAGAAGCCCAGAGAGAGGTAGGTGTAGGAGGCCTGCAGATGCGTGTTGACCAGGAGGTTGACAGCCCCCTCCACCTCGGTGAAATAATTCTGAGGAATCCGGGGAGCTCACAGTTGATGGGTAAGAAGGAGCTAAGCTCAAAACAGGGTGTTGGCCAGTCCAAGAGGCAAAGGATGGCCGAGAAGATGGCTCCAAAAGTTGTGACTGGAAAAAAGGTTGGAGGGTGGTCAGGAGGCTGGTAGAAGGGGCGTCCCTGCATCCGTTCCGTCCAGACACTGTTGAAGCAAGAGACAGATCCGTGGGGCATACTGCAGGAAACCAAACTATTTTTGTAGTGGATTGCAGTGCAAGTTACAGCACACTCTACTCGGCCAAAAATCACCACACACTTAGAATGGGTCACTATCCTGGTGGGAAAATTATACgtcaataaagctgttgtaaaCAAGAGCCCAGCCCCCTCAGGCCTTAAGAGGGATCATTCTGGGGCATACTTTCCACACTGTTCTTCTCCACAGATGTcccatgggattgagctccagaTCCATGCTGGCAGTTGGCTTAACACACACTCCTTATTGGCTGCCTTTCTTCCCAACATCACCTTCTCACAGAACATGTACCCAAGAAACTAATTGTGCTAGAATCCTTCTCTAGAGGTCTATTTCTGGAAGAACCCAAACCAAGGGcaggatatgttttcattttgtactcTTCTGATAGTTAAAGAAGAAGTGGTAAAGTTGGTGCCAGGATCAGGGTTACTGATGACATTtcaaagaaaggttaagaaagccaatctggggggcgcctgggtggcgcagtcggttaagcgtccgacttcagctcaggtcacgatctcatggtccgtgagttcgagccccgcgtcaggctccgggctgatggctcggagcctggagcctgtttccgattctgtgtctccctctctctctgcccctcccccgatcatgctctgtctctctctgtcccaaaaataaataaaaaacgttgaaaaaaaaattaaaaaaaaaaaaaaaaaaaaaaaagaaagccaatctggggaaggacttGATGACGAGCCAGGAGAGAGTTTAGTTGAAGACAGGCCAGGAAAAGGCGTGTCCCAGGACAGTAGGTCTCCAGGGCACTGAGAAGCCCTTGCTGGGATACAAGTTCTTCCCAAGGCTTACTGCTAAAGTAGGATGAGAACATTCCCCTGATGCGGGACAGCTGTCAGGAAACTGCAAGCACCTTTGTTCCACTGCCAGGCCTCTTAGAAATAAGCCCTTGGATTACAATCAAATTAAAAACTCTACTTTCGTTGCCTCAGCACAATCAATATACCTCCCCTTTCACAATGCACACTAGGCAGGAAGAAAGCAACTACCAGAGCTCAAAAGCCACCACGGTTGCTTGGGTGGAAATTGCTAACCACAGACAGtgatggaaaagaaggaaatacaccTAAGTAGGATTCCACTTTTCAatttaagtgttttaaaactttctataTATGCATGGAATACACACGCTAATGTTGCATTTCAATTATTCTAAGGAGTAATAGTTTACACTTTAATATCTCTGCCATTGAGGCATATCATACAACTGACATAAATCATATTGAATGGATTTTAgtggtaaataaaatattacaggttaaaattaacaaatacACTTTATATACAATGTGACAAGATTTTTTGACTCTTTAAGTATTAAAATGCCTCTTTCTTGGCCTCTACCTTTTCAAAGTATTACTTTGAGACCTAAGTGAATCAGGACAAACACTTTAATTTTTCAGATTTACTGTTAACTCTAACAAGGTGAAGTTCAGCTTCAGGATTATGTGGCAGATGTTCCTAACATTTAAAGCATATAACcaatttaagcatctgactctggatttcagcttgaggtcatgatctcatggtttgtgagattgagccccacgtcgggctctgcactgacagcacggaacctgcctggtattctccctctctctccctctccctctgcccatcccccagctcatgcagtctctctcaaaataaataaatatttaaaaaaataaaacgggtgcctgggtggctcagtcggttaagcatccgacttcagctcaggtcacgatctcgtggtttgtgagttcgagcctcacatcaggctctgtgctgacagctcagagcctggggcctgcctcagattctgtctccctctccttctgccccttccctacttgcactgtctctccctctcagaaataaacgtttaaaaaaataaaaataaaataaaacgtataTCCAATATACAATTAACATCAAGGAAAATTTATCCAATAATTCCCACAGCCCAGCTCATGAAGTATTTGTTTTCAACTGTTCTACACAAGAATTTTTACTTCAtctgaaatttttcattaagaagGCAAATCACACTGAATTTGGCCCAAGTAAAGGCTTTATTCACTTCAGCTCTCTTGGAAGTGAAAATAAGTCATCCTTTGCCTTAATAAAtgcatcttttctctttctgcatctgAGGGGACCAAGACAACCCAGAACACCAAATACTCCAGACCACTGTCAATCAGGAGTAGCAAAGCAAATGGCCATacctggggggaaggggaaggcgcTTTAATTCTGGATTCAATTTCCAAGTAACTCAGAGTATTTCCTTCCTGCCCTTCTGTTCCATTCTCCCTTGACCAACTAAAGAAAGGAAACCAGGGCCAGGGATGTCTCCTTCATCCTTTCCCTTTTAACGCCTGCTTGGGTTCACTGAAATTTAAACCCTGGCAATGTTCATTCAGCCTTGACCTTCAAACTTAGAATCGACATGACTTGGGAGTAGCCGTGAAAAAAGGTCCAAACACATTTCTGCTAGAGCTCAGGTGAGTAGTTCTCAAAGAGTGAATTAGACGGTGATGCTTACATCCATGAGGTGGAGGTTCAGGGGAGAATCCATCTCGTAGGCACCGAGAGAGGGTTTCGTGAACTCAAAGATCAGTTGGTGCCATGATAGAGCCAAAGGCAACATGTAAAGGTTTAAAACCCAGTATATCCTGTTGCTAAAAAAAGGACACAAACCCCCAAATAGACATGGGGTAGGATAATACAGTCTTTAAGATGCTGCTTtagagacaagaatatacaatggagaaaggataagtctcttcaataaatggtgttgggaaaactggacagctacatgtaaaagactgaaactggaccactttcttacaccacacacacaaaaattaaactcaaaatggattacagacctaaatgtgagatctgaaaccataaaactcccagaagaaaatataatttctttgacatctgctgtagcaacatttttctaatatGTCTCTTCAGGCAAGCGAAACAAATCAAAAACTAACTATAGAGGCTACACCaaaataagaagcaaaagaaaccatcaacaaaacaaaaaaggcaacctactgaataagagaaaacatttgcacaTGATATAACCAGAAAAcggttagaatccaaaatagagagagaggggtgcctgggtggctcagtcagttaagcttccaaattcagctcaggtcatgatctcacagctcatgagttcaagccccacatcgggctccgtgctgacagctcagagcctggagcctgcttcggattctgtgtctccctctctctttctctacccttctccgttcatgctttgtctctctcggtctcaaaaataaacattaaaaaaattttttaaagtatatatatagagagagggagagaacttctataacaccaaaaaaataatccaattaaaaatgggcagagaacacgaatggacatttttccaaggaagacccacagatggccaaaagacacatgaaaagatgctcagtatctcagtgtcatcattagggaaatgcaaaccaaaaccagaaTGAGGTATCATTTCATTGGCTAGAATCAAAatgacaataacaagtgttgacaaggatgcagagaaaaaggaaccttcatgcatcattgatgggaatgcaaattggtacatgcatacatgtatatgagattcctcaaaaaattacaaatacaaataccgtatgatccatataattccactactggtatttacctacagaaaataaaaacacgaattcaaaaatATCTACACACCCCTatgcttactgcagcattatttacaacagttaagatatggaagcaactcaagggGCCATgcatagattaatggataaagaagatgtggtatatacacatagtggaatattactcagccataaaacacagtgagatcttgccatttgtgacaacatagatggacctagagagtataatggtaagtgaaatgagtcaaagaaaaacaaataccatatgattttacttatacgtagcatctaaaaaacaaatgaataaacgaaaagcagaaatagaccatgaacacagagaacaaactgatggctgccagaggaaAGGGGGTGGGAAGATAAACAAGATgagggaaggggagtgggagatacaggcttccaattatggaatgaataaaattCCTGGAGATAAAAGGACAGCGCCGGGAATATAGTggatgatattgtaatagtgttgcatgGTGGTAGATGGAAGCTACACTCAGGGTGAGCAGAACATAATGTAAGGAGAAATTTAATCACTAAGTTACACCTGAAACGAACCTAACATTGTGTaacaactatactcaaaaaaattaaaaagttgctGCTTTTGTCTTAAATTCTCTCTACTCACCACAAATGGAAGCATAAATAAATACTGATACTCCTCTTTCAAGACTCTAAATGGGAAAgcacttttaagaattttttaaattttcttcaagtttatttacctaaagagagacagagacagcaagggagggacagagaatgagagggagaagagagagagaatgccaagcaggccctgcactgtcagcacagaacccaacatggtgctcgatcccacgaaccacaagactatgacctgagccaaaatcaagagtcagatgcttaactgactgagccaccaaggcgccccagtaattttaagaattaaaaacaaaaattttaatctttattttatttttgaaacagagacagagcatgagcggggaggggcagagagagagagagacacagaatctgaagcaggctccggactctgagctgtcagcacagagcccaacatggggctcgaactcgtcaaccacgagatcatgacctgagccaaagtcagatgctcaaccgactgagccacccaggcgccccaacacttttaagaattttaaacacaggggcgcctgggtggcgcagtcggttaagcgtccgacttcagccaggccacgatctcgcggtccgtgggttcgagccccgcgtcaggctctgggctgatggctcagagcctggagcctgtttctgattctgtgtctccctctctctctgcccctcccccgttcatgctatgtctctctctgtcccaaaaataaataaaaaacgttgaaaaaaaaaaaaaaagaattttaaacgcAAAGACAGAGGACCccttgagacagagaaaaacttATAGGTCAATATTGCTATTAATAGTTtctgggtggaaaaaaaaaatggtctcttTTGGGAAAATGTAATCAGATACAGGAAACAGAAGAGATCATAGATTATTACACATGACACAAGACAAGTAAAAATACAGTGACTTTATTTCCATCATCTTACAATCCCCAGTATCACATCTGGTAAGAAGCATCATTtctataaacacaaaaatatttcaagaaagcATGTTACAAGATAGTATATGTAAGCAACAGTTTGGCAGAATTTTATCAACTCTAGTAGTTCacagacccctccccccaaaaaagccaaattttaaaattcaaaaataacagTTAGCTTTATTTAACATATGTTACACCTTAACACTTAAAATATCATGCTCTAGTTAAATATTTCATCAACAACActgtatacaaataaaatattacacaaaatatatttaagaaaatgttttggtcTTTGAtctgaacaataaataaaaacacaggcaCTTCTACACTGAGACAGGGAAGCAGTCACTACTCAGAATAATTTTGTATACGTGACATGTGAAAATATGGCAAGAATAGAATCCCGGAGTTTTAAACTGACAATCCGTTCACGAGAAGGTCTGCAATTTCAATCTTTTCACTTGAAGTTCAGAAATTACAAATGCCTTCCTGGTCCACATCGAAAATTCCTAAGCACAATATGGCTGCCAGGGTCAATTCAATCTTTTGATGGCTATTATGGAATCATACTCATGATGTTCAAATACTAAAATTAGAGAATTATCACGGTACCACCCAGCAAACCAAATATCAGGACAGTTAAGCTTTCTCCTTAGTACAGTCATAAGACCATGTAACAAGGTAAACCGGATAAATGTCACATAGTGATTCTCATTTTGCAAAATTAACTGACCtactaaaacaagaaaatactgTTGGGGTGGCAGGAAATTTTGAcagaagttaatttttgtagacgattttaaaaattcatccaaatttcatgaaaataaatggaattgcaTTTAACAAAAACCATTGAATCATGTATAACGAGGTCTTTGTACCCAGCATGTCTATAAACACCTAAATTGCAGATAATTCAGTCATTATAATGGAAAGTAAGCATACTCTCATACGAGGGCAAAACATAAATAACCTAAACCTGGAAATTCCAGAAACATAAATGATTTCAGCTAAGAAGGAAGGCAAATTAGAAAACAATGGCCACTAGCCATAGGAAGGACTGGAACCAATTTTCCCAGCATATCCTCTGTGAAAAGTTAACAATCTTCTGCTTTCCCTCTTCAGAAAGTACCACACCAGAGGGTATAGAGGCCCTCAAATGGATACTACTAATGAAGGCAGTTTTGATGGTTTAACATAGGTATTACCCCTAATGTGAAAGAACACAACATGGGAACTATTCAAGATATGTCTTTCTATGCAAAACTTAGTTTGTATATATTTCAGCAATTTAAATGAGCATCTTGCAACCGAGACCAGATATCAATCATCTCTT from Neofelis nebulosa isolate mNeoNeb1 chromosome 9, mNeoNeb1.pri, whole genome shotgun sequence includes these protein-coding regions:
- the LOC131486319 gene encoding ferritin light chain-like, translating into MDLELNPMGHLWRRTVWKNYFTEVEGAVNLLVNTHLQASYTYLSLGFYFDHDNGNLEGMGHLLPRVGKGARVWSVPGSCKVNQAATPSSGTRTRQKLFQDEPQTPPQTDTAPVLVKNLNRARLALCALGSACAGPHLCDFLEDQDEKGIKKTGDHLTHPCRRDGPQAGLGEYFF